One window of the Streptomyces sp. B3I8 genome contains the following:
- a CDS encoding alpha/beta hydrolase, with protein MINDAHDAPAVVLIHGLWVTPRSWEHWVAHYTAQGLRVLAPAWPGVEGEVEDLRLDPSPMAGIGLEEVVNHYEAIVRNLDRPALLIGHSFGGAIVQLLLDRGLGAAGVAIDSAAVKGVLPLPLSTLRSTWPVLRSPANKGKAMGLSPRQFHYAFANTLSEEESLAAYDRYHVPGSARVLFQGAFANFTPRAVTRVDFRNDRRAPLLFIAGGADHIVPPQVNRANARLYRKSAALTDYQEFAGRSHLTIGQDGWREVADYAMDWALNRALLLKTPLT; from the coding sequence ATGATCAACGATGCCCACGACGCCCCGGCGGTGGTGCTCATCCACGGATTGTGGGTGACTCCTCGCAGCTGGGAGCACTGGGTCGCGCACTACACCGCCCAGGGGCTCCGGGTACTGGCTCCGGCCTGGCCCGGAGTGGAGGGGGAGGTCGAGGACTTGAGACTGGACCCCTCGCCCATGGCCGGCATCGGCCTGGAGGAGGTGGTGAACCACTACGAGGCCATCGTGCGCAACCTGGACCGACCCGCCCTCCTGATCGGTCATTCCTTCGGCGGGGCCATCGTCCAGCTGCTCCTCGACCGCGGCCTGGGCGCCGCAGGCGTGGCCATCGACTCGGCGGCGGTCAAGGGGGTGCTGCCCCTGCCGCTGTCCACGCTCCGCTCCACCTGGCCGGTACTGCGGAGCCCGGCCAACAAGGGCAAGGCGATGGGGCTTTCCCCCCGGCAGTTCCACTACGCGTTCGCCAACACCCTCAGCGAAGAGGAGTCACTGGCCGCCTACGACCGCTACCACGTGCCCGGTTCGGCCCGGGTGCTCTTCCAGGGCGCCTTCGCGAACTTCACTCCGCGGGCGGTCACCCGTGTCGACTTCCGCAACGACAGGCGCGCACCGCTGCTGTTCATCGCGGGCGGCGCGGACCACATTGTGCCGCCCCAGGTGAACCGGGCCAACGCCCGCCTGTATCGCAAGTCCGCGGCACTCACCGACTACCAGGAGTTCGCCGGCCGGTCCCACCTCACGATCGGCCAGGACGGCTGGCGGGAGGTCGCCGACTACGCCATGGACTGGGCCCTCAACCGCGCACTGCTCCTCAAAACGCCGCTCACCTGA
- a CDS encoding DUF6221 family protein, which yields MNGLVEFLIARINDDNHAYAYVAGTLGGEALLDSHLPMLDLIEQLANDYKAMDPSDSRSAGLAYALRVLGQSYTEHPAYQQEWRP from the coding sequence ATGAATGGCCTTGTGGAGTTCCTCATCGCACGCATCAACGACGACAACCACGCCTACGCCTACGTGGCCGGCACCCTGGGCGGCGAGGCCCTTCTCGACAGCCACCTCCCCATGCTCGACCTGATCGAGCAACTGGCGAACGACTACAAAGCCATGGACCCCTCCGACTCCCGCTCGGCCGGCCTGGCATACGCGCTGCGAGTCCTTGGCCAGTCATACACCGAACACCCCGCCTACCAGCAGGAATGGCGCCCATAG
- a CDS encoding oxidoreductase, which produces MDLKLASKTAVVTGASRGIGLATVKTLIAEGVRVIGASRTITTELKETGAIGVAADLSTAEGAHTLVEQALAELGGIDLLVNNVGGGDDLAVQGFLGTDDEKWTSILDINLLSTVRVTRGALPSLVSRRGAIVNVSTVAARLPSLGPVAYAAAKAAVTALGKSLAEEFGPQGVRVNTVSPGFVRSSIYDGPEKFGGRIAAAFDMDIPTFLRQAPGALGITTGRFVEPEEIASAVAFLLSDAAASITGADYLVDGGQHKAV; this is translated from the coding sequence ATGGATCTGAAGCTCGCCTCCAAGACTGCCGTCGTCACCGGCGCCAGCCGCGGCATCGGACTGGCCACGGTCAAGACACTCATCGCCGAGGGCGTCCGCGTCATCGGCGCCTCCCGCACGATCACCACCGAACTCAAGGAAACCGGCGCCATCGGAGTGGCCGCCGACCTCTCCACCGCGGAGGGTGCACACACCCTGGTCGAGCAGGCGCTGGCAGAACTGGGCGGAATCGATCTGCTCGTCAACAATGTCGGCGGCGGCGACGACCTGGCTGTCCAGGGCTTCCTCGGCACCGACGACGAGAAGTGGACGTCCATCCTCGACATCAACCTGCTCAGCACGGTCCGGGTCACCCGGGGCGCCCTGCCCAGCCTCGTGTCGCGCAGGGGCGCCATCGTGAACGTGTCCACGGTCGCCGCTCGTCTGCCGAGCCTCGGCCCGGTGGCCTATGCCGCCGCCAAGGCCGCGGTCACCGCGCTCGGCAAGTCCCTCGCGGAGGAGTTCGGCCCGCAGGGCGTCCGCGTCAACACCGTCTCCCCCGGCTTCGTCCGCAGTTCCATCTACGACGGCCCGGAGAAGTTCGGCGGCCGGATCGCGGCGGCCTTCGACATGGACATCCCCACCTTCCTCAGGCAGGCGCCCGGAGCGCTGGGCATCACCACTGGCCGGTTCGTCGAGCCCGAGGAGATCGCGTCCGCCGTCGCCTTCCTCCTGTCCGACGCCGCGGCCAGCATCACGGGTGCCGACTACCTGGTCGACGGCGGCCAGCACAAGGCGGTCTGA
- a CDS encoding TetR/AcrR family transcriptional regulator: MGTPATATAKRKRVAKPPEERRKDILDAAAEVFARKGIADARIEEITTLAEVSKGTFYLYFKTKDEAAAALWERHMDDFAGVGAKILGDMDVPLGSRLVDVLESLCRFALDHADLHQVLYDGAGAQEVHAAANERLIGMIAAAAQEGVQSGEVTCRQPDMMARALFHGFCGAVTDAITGFAPLSHEEVVTASGHMTRAVFGLKETGRG, from the coding sequence ATGGGAACCCCCGCCACCGCCACCGCCAAGAGGAAACGGGTCGCCAAGCCGCCGGAGGAGCGCCGCAAGGACATCCTCGACGCCGCGGCCGAGGTGTTCGCCCGTAAGGGCATCGCCGACGCCAGGATCGAGGAGATCACGACCCTCGCCGAGGTCTCCAAAGGCACATTCTACCTCTACTTCAAGACCAAGGACGAGGCGGCCGCCGCCCTGTGGGAACGCCACATGGACGACTTCGCCGGCGTCGGCGCGAAGATCCTCGGCGATATGGACGTGCCCCTGGGCAGCCGGCTCGTGGACGTCCTGGAATCCCTCTGCCGGTTCGCGCTCGACCACGCCGACCTCCACCAGGTCCTGTACGACGGGGCGGGCGCCCAGGAAGTGCACGCAGCCGCCAACGAACGTCTGATCGGCATGATCGCGGCCGCCGCACAGGAGGGCGTCCAGAGCGGCGAAGTCACCTGCCGGCAGCCGGACATGATGGCCCGGGCACTTTTCCACGGGTTCTGCGGGGCCGTCACGGACGCGATCACCGGCTTCGCGCCCCTCTCCCACGAGGAAGTGGTGACGGCCTCGGGTCACATGACCCGTGCCGTGTTCGGGCTCAAGGAAACCGGGCGCGGATAA
- a CDS encoding alpha/beta fold hydrolase has protein sequence MNRRSFTIAAAATAAAGLAATGVLTQTADATTPQTPKPTVVLVHGAWADASSWKGVAKRLQNDGYPVAAPAVPLRGLSSDAAYLADYLKTVNGPIVLVGHSYGGSLITQAAAGNSHVTALVYLAAFAPDKDETASALTAKFPGSHLSDDPNASIPTALNPVPFAQNGATNVDLYIKPDKFRDVFLSNGRSTQEAAVLAATQRPVTPQALGEPSGTPAWKTIPSWYLVAGDDHLIPPAAERFMARRAHSHTSEVDAPHDVLLTNPGTVTHVIEDAAHTTVH, from the coding sequence ATGAACCGTCGTTCCTTCACCATCGCGGCGGCCGCGACTGCGGCAGCGGGCCTTGCGGCCACCGGGGTGCTCACCCAGACGGCCGACGCCACCACCCCGCAGACACCCAAGCCGACGGTGGTCCTCGTGCACGGCGCCTGGGCCGACGCCTCCAGTTGGAAGGGCGTGGCGAAGCGGCTGCAGAACGACGGCTACCCGGTCGCCGCTCCCGCGGTCCCGCTGCGCGGCCTGTCGAGCGACGCCGCCTACCTCGCCGACTACCTGAAGACCGTCAACGGCCCGATCGTGCTCGTCGGCCACTCCTACGGCGGCTCGTTGATCACCCAGGCCGCCGCCGGTAACTCGCACGTCACCGCCCTCGTCTACCTGGCGGCCTTCGCCCCCGACAAGGACGAGACCGCCTCCGCGCTGACCGCGAAGTTCCCCGGCAGCCACCTCAGCGACGACCCGAACGCCTCCATCCCGACGGCGCTGAACCCGGTGCCCTTCGCGCAGAACGGCGCCACGAACGTCGACCTCTACATCAAGCCGGACAAGTTCCGCGACGTCTTCCTCAGCAACGGCCGCAGCACTCAGGAGGCCGCCGTGCTCGCCGCGACCCAGCGGCCCGTCACCCCCCAGGCGCTCGGCGAGCCCTCCGGCACTCCGGCGTGGAAGACCATCCCCTCCTGGTACCTCGTGGCCGGCGACGACCACCTGATCCCGCCGGCCGCGGAGCGCTTCATGGCGCGGCGCGCCCACTCGCACACGAGTGAGGTCGACGCGCCGCACGACGTCCTGCTCACCAACCCCGGCACGGTCACCCACGTGATCGAGGACGCGGCACACACCACCGTCCACTGA